A stretch of Carnobacterium iners DNA encodes these proteins:
- a CDS encoding PTS sugar transporter subunit IIC has translation MTKFLVWIETKFMPPMARLAEQKHLKAIRDGVISTLSLILVGSFFLIIANPPIVSWAEAIAPYTADIVIPFRITMGLMSIYASYGMGYSLAKSYKLDGITGGVLSLATFLMLTVPVNVDALLPEGQGIGWVLPMGNLGGAGMFSAILAMIFAVESLRFFKNRNLMIKMPEQVPDSVARSFEALIPGAFVITIVWIIRVLLDFDLNNFILSIFTPINDILGNNLIGVLVPVIFITLLWAAGVHGMSVIGSVARPMWLVMLDANGQALADGAAPNQLPYIAPEQFYQWTVWIGGAGSTLALCILLLFAKSVYLKQVGRFSIIPSLFNINEPLIFGVPLVMNPILAIPFILAPVVTTTISYFAVKFGIINGFVSNVPWTLPAPIGAFLSASNDWKAAVLVLINIAIAGAIYYPFFKVYDKKLREEELGQVSEEHTIL, from the coding sequence ATGACGAAATTTTTAGTTTGGATTGAAACAAAATTTATGCCTCCTATGGCTAGGCTAGCTGAACAAAAACATTTAAAAGCAATCCGTGACGGAGTTATTTCTACGCTATCATTAATTCTTGTTGGAAGTTTCTTTTTAATTATTGCTAATCCTCCAATTGTATCATGGGCAGAAGCCATCGCACCGTATACAGCGGATATTGTTATTCCTTTCAGAATTACTATGGGATTAATGAGTATCTATGCTTCTTACGGAATGGGATATAGTTTAGCTAAATCTTATAAATTAGATGGTATTACTGGTGGTGTTTTATCGCTAGCAACTTTCTTGATGTTGACAGTGCCTGTAAACGTAGATGCTTTATTACCAGAAGGTCAAGGTATTGGTTGGGTTTTACCAATGGGAAACCTTGGTGGGGCTGGAATGTTCTCAGCAATTTTAGCAATGATTTTTGCAGTTGAATCATTACGATTCTTCAAAAATAGAAACCTAATGATAAAAATGCCAGAACAAGTACCAGATTCAGTTGCAAGAAGTTTTGAAGCGCTGATCCCAGGAGCATTTGTTATTACGATTGTTTGGATTATTCGCGTATTACTTGATTTTGACTTAAATAATTTTATTCTTTCTATTTTTACTCCGATTAATGATATATTAGGAAATAATTTAATCGGTGTTTTAGTACCGGTTATCTTTATTACTCTATTATGGGCAGCAGGTGTCCATGGTATGAGCGTAATCGGCTCAGTTGCGCGCCCAATGTGGTTAGTTATGTTGGATGCGAATGGTCAAGCATTAGCAGATGGAGCAGCTCCTAATCAATTACCTTATATCGCACCGGAACAGTTTTACCAGTGGACAGTTTGGATTGGTGGCGCTGGTTCGACACTAGCCCTATGTATCTTACTATTATTTGCAAAATCCGTTTACTTAAAACAAGTAGGCCGTTTCTCAATTATCCCTTCACTTTTTAATATTAATGAGCCATTAATATTTGGAGTGCCTTTAGTTATGAATCCAATTTTAGCAATTCCCTTCATTTTAGCACCAGTTGTTACAACAACGATTAGTTATTTCGCCGTTAAATTTGGTATAATTAATGGTTTTGTTAGTAATGTTCCATGGACTTTGCCAGCTCCAATAGGTGCCTTTCTATCGGCCAGTAACGATTGGAAAGCAGCAGTATTGGTACTAATTAATATTGCTATTGCCGGTGCTATTTACTATCCATTCTTTAAAGTTTACGATAAAAAATTACGTGAAGAAGAGTTGGGTCAAGTAAGTGAAGAACATACTATTCTATAA
- the anmK gene encoding anhydro-N-acetylmuramic acid kinase AnmK, translating to MSYAVGLMSGTSLDGIDAALVEISGEDEETNVQLLAFETYPIQEETIKRIKKVLSIEESNVALICSLNVELGYAFAEAVKDICEKKGIQVEQLDFVASHGQTVYHLPIPKSNQFSSTLQIGESAIICEETKTTVVSNFRERDMALGGQGAPIVPYSEYILYKDKKRTRLLQNIGGIGNVTVIPKNADLNQLVAFDTGPGNMIIDELCRHFYQVQYDKGGAYAAAGKVNQELFIQLMTHPFIAKSYPKTTGREEFGEDFTQRLVEEWPIKPNDLIATATQFTASSIAENLKQFIDENTDLIVAGGGSYNETLIKMLKAQLPTVNVQIQEEIGHSSEAKEAIAMTILGNQTLHHKPSNVPSATGASSRAILGKITYYS from the coding sequence ATGAGCTACGCGGTTGGACTAATGTCAGGGACATCGCTAGATGGAATAGATGCCGCTTTAGTAGAAATTTCAGGCGAGGATGAAGAAACAAATGTTCAATTACTTGCATTTGAGACTTATCCAATTCAAGAAGAAACAATTAAACGAATTAAGAAAGTGCTATCGATTGAAGAATCTAATGTAGCATTGATTTGCAGCTTAAATGTTGAGTTAGGATACGCATTTGCTGAGGCCGTGAAAGATATTTGTGAAAAAAAAGGCATTCAAGTAGAGCAACTAGATTTTGTTGCAAGCCATGGGCAAACCGTTTATCATTTGCCAATTCCAAAATCGAATCAATTTTCTTCTACTTTACAAATCGGTGAATCAGCTATTATTTGTGAAGAGACTAAGACGACTGTAGTATCAAATTTTAGAGAAAGAGATATGGCTCTCGGCGGTCAAGGTGCACCAATTGTTCCTTATTCAGAATATATCCTATATAAGGATAAAAAAAGAACGAGATTGCTACAAAATATTGGTGGAATTGGAAATGTAACGGTTATTCCTAAAAATGCAGATCTCAATCAGTTAGTAGCTTTCGATACAGGTCCGGGGAATATGATTATTGATGAATTGTGTCGTCATTTTTATCAAGTACAATATGATAAAGGTGGAGCATATGCAGCAGCTGGAAAAGTAAACCAAGAATTATTCATTCAGCTAATGACTCATCCCTTTATTGCTAAGAGTTACCCAAAAACAACGGGACGAGAAGAATTCGGGGAAGACTTCACACAGCGACTTGTTGAAGAATGGCCAATAAAACCAAATGATTTAATTGCTACTGCAACCCAATTTACAGCCTCATCAATCGCTGAAAATCTGAAACAATTTATCGATGAGAATACCGATTTGATTGTAGCAGGAGGGGGCAGTTACAACGAGACTTTAATTAAGATGCTTAAAGCACAGTTGCCGACGGTCAATGTTCAAATACAAGAAGAAATAGGGCATTCTTCAGAAGCTAAAGAAGCAATAGCGATGACTATTTTAGGAAATCAAACCCTTCACCATAAACCAAGTAATGTTCCTAGTGCAACTGGAGCAAGTAGCAGGGCTATTCTAGGTAAAATTACGTATTATAGTTAA
- a CDS encoding BadF/BadG/BcrA/BcrD ATPase family protein: MEYMIGMDSGGTKTEAIAYTLKGKELARCQTGFGNLLMDKEKGLSNIEEAITILFDRLGERNCQSVVIGLAGLDSGNFKKELDTYFSRYQPLIVFINDAWLSYYALVKEKDGCLVISGTGSIFIGKYHEETARVGGWGNILGDEGSGYWIAKRMIHHLLLQEDTNKNYCYLSKKLINTLQAKTVFDVVHYFYTHEKDEIAELAKIVAESANLGDEVSIEILKEAGYVLAKQAKLLISKLGFNKEVTIGITGSVLKKNSIVYHAFFENLVQHPLKITFIKDLESNTIGGYYYYKNNILRNEEC, from the coding sequence ATGGAATATATGATTGGAATGGATAGTGGAGGGACAAAGACAGAGGCTATTGCTTATACCTTAAAAGGAAAAGAACTAGCACGCTGCCAGACCGGTTTTGGAAATCTACTAATGGATAAGGAGAAAGGTTTATCTAATATTGAAGAAGCGATAACAATTCTATTTGATCGATTAGGTGAAAGGAACTGTCAATCTGTTGTTATTGGTTTAGCAGGTTTAGATAGTGGAAATTTTAAAAAAGAATTGGATACCTATTTTAGTCGTTATCAGCCATTAATTGTTTTTATAAACGATGCTTGGTTATCTTATTATGCCTTAGTTAAAGAAAAAGACGGATGCCTCGTCATTTCAGGTACGGGCTCCATTTTTATTGGAAAGTATCATGAAGAAACTGCTCGAGTAGGTGGGTGGGGCAACATTTTAGGTGATGAAGGTTCAGGTTATTGGATTGCGAAAAGGATGATTCATCATTTACTGTTACAAGAAGATACTAACAAAAATTACTGTTATTTATCAAAAAAACTAATAAATACCTTGCAGGCTAAAACTGTTTTTGATGTGGTTCATTATTTCTATACACATGAAAAGGATGAAATTGCTGAGTTAGCAAAGATTGTTGCCGAAAGTGCAAATTTAGGTGATGAAGTTTCTATCGAAATACTGAAAGAAGCAGGTTACGTTTTAGCTAAACAAGCAAAATTATTAATCTCAAAGCTAGGATTTAATAAAGAAGTAACAATTGGAATAACGGGTAGTGTTTTGAAGAAAAACTCGATAGTGTATCATGCTTTTTTTGAAAATCTAGTTCAACACCCTCTAAAAATCACATTTATAAAAGATTTAGAATCAAATACTATTGGTGGGTACTATTATTATAAAAACAATATACTGAGAAATGAGGAATGTTAA
- a CDS encoding PTS sugar transporter subunit IIB: protein MKVVMVCSGGMSSAIVVKSILKEADKQNFDLEMIAVGSGEIEDILKTSEYDLLLVAPQVKHQFATFEGYANEAGVPIDKVEPMGYTPLGAPKTLLQIKKYIK, encoded by the coding sequence ATGAAAGTTGTAATGGTTTGTTCAGGTGGAATGTCAAGTGCAATAGTCGTAAAATCTATTTTAAAAGAGGCTGATAAGCAAAATTTTGATTTAGAAATGATTGCAGTGGGATCAGGAGAGATTGAAGATATTCTAAAAACTAGCGAGTATGATTTACTTTTAGTTGCACCTCAAGTGAAGCATCAATTTGCTACGTTTGAAGGATATGCGAATGAGGCTGGTGTACCAATTGATAAAGTCGAACCAATGGGATACACACCATTAGGAGCACCAAAAACGTTGTTGCAAATAAAAAAATACATTAAATAG
- a CDS encoding PTS lactose/cellobiose transporter subunit IIA, translated as MEERIFEIIIHGGNARGMAYEALEKARAGEYDEMERLLGECKAEMTLAHNTQTKLVQDEIRGDEIKISLLLVHAQDQLMTAMAEQTLILQMIEMQKEINSLKK; from the coding sequence ATGGAAGAACGTATTTTTGAAATTATTATACATGGTGGAAATGCTCGTGGAATGGCTTATGAGGCATTAGAAAAAGCGCGAGCAGGAGAATATGATGAAATGGAGCGCTTGCTAGGTGAGTGTAAAGCTGAAATGACGTTAGCGCATAATACACAAACAAAATTAGTTCAAGATGAGATTCGTGGAGATGAGATTAAAATTAGTCTTTTATTAGTTCATGCTCAGGACCAATTAATGACTGCAATGGCAGAACAGACATTAATATTGCAAATGATTGAAATGCAAAAAGAAATAAATAGTTTAAAAAAATAA
- a CDS encoding DUF871 domain-containing protein: MRRLGISVYPNHSKLEEIKEYIALAAKYKFKRIFTCLLSVEEGKEKIVAEFTEVIKCAKENGMEVIADVSPKVFGELGISYKDLSFFKEIGADGIRLDMGFTGNEESIMTFNPQDLKIELNISSGTKYLENILSYQANADKLLGCHNFYPHRYTGLSFNHFIETTKQYKDKGLITAAFISSPTANVGPWPVNEGLCTLEMHRELPIVVQAKHLWATELIDDVIIANSFASQEELKALSEIDPYQLTLNCELVESIPEIEKKIVLEEFHFNRGDVSDYVIRSTQSRVKYKGHEFPPFHTPNMNRGDIIVETSLYAHYAGELQLALLAMENSGKTNVVGHVVEEEWLLLDYIKPWQKFKFNQVK; this comes from the coding sequence GTGAGAAGATTAGGAATTTCAGTCTATCCAAATCATAGTAAATTAGAGGAAATCAAAGAATACATTGCATTAGCGGCAAAATATAAATTTAAGCGTATTTTTACATGCTTATTATCTGTTGAAGAAGGAAAAGAAAAAATAGTTGCTGAATTTACAGAAGTTATTAAATGTGCTAAAGAAAACGGTATGGAAGTTATAGCAGATGTTAGTCCAAAAGTTTTCGGTGAATTAGGAATTAGTTACAAAGATTTATCTTTTTTCAAGGAAATTGGCGCTGATGGAATTCGTTTAGATATGGGATTTACAGGCAATGAAGAATCAATTATGACATTTAATCCTCAAGACTTAAAAATAGAGTTAAACATTAGCAGTGGGACAAAGTATTTAGAAAATATTTTGAGCTATCAAGCTAATGCAGATAAATTATTAGGGTGTCACAATTTTTACCCTCATCGCTATACTGGATTGAGTTTCAATCATTTTATTGAAACAACAAAACAATATAAGGATAAAGGATTAATAACAGCAGCCTTTATTAGTTCACCAACGGCTAATGTAGGACCGTGGCCGGTAAATGAAGGTCTATGTACTCTTGAAATGCACCGAGAGTTGCCAATTGTTGTTCAAGCTAAGCATCTGTGGGCAACCGAACTAATCGACGATGTCATCATTGCGAACTCATTTGCATCGCAAGAAGAATTGAAAGCTTTAAGTGAAATTGATCCCTATCAGTTAACATTAAATTGTGAATTAGTAGAGTCAATTCCAGAAATAGAAAAGAAAATTGTTTTGGAAGAGTTTCATTTTAATCGAGGAGATGTATCGGATTATGTTATTCGTTCCACTCAAAGTAGAGTGAAATACAAAGGACATGAATTTCCGCCATTCCATACGCCAAATATGAATCGTGGAGATATTATTGTGGAAACCTCTCTTTATGCTCATTACGCTGGAGAATTACAACTGGCTCTTTTAGCAATGGAGAATTCAGGTAAGACGAATGTTGTAGGACATGTTGTTGAAGAAGAATGGTTATTGCTTGATTATATTAAGCCTTGGCAAAAATTCAAATTTAATCAAGTGAAATAA
- a CDS encoding MurR/RpiR family transcriptional regulator gives MIGENIQGRIRSIINELSNSEKKIGELILKIPSEAINMTALELATRAGTSPATVIRFCKSIDIPSFTQLKVKLSSEIESPTFEGYFDIKANEPVHEIKAKLLGNAYQSMKETIEQLNDQRIDEVVDVLLHAPIIYVYGIGASHLVAENISQKWNRIGKPTTCATDPHILISILVTAPKEAIFIGISNSGETKEVIRLVEIAKSYKIRTIGLTQFGANSVAGKVDYSIQTVRSKEAELRSAATSSLHAQFIAVDALFYTYASKQYDSSISMIRNSKEEIKKYMR, from the coding sequence ATGATTGGTGAAAATATACAAGGACGAATTCGAAGTATTATTAATGAATTATCAAATTCTGAAAAGAAAATTGGTGAGCTGATTTTAAAAATACCGTCTGAAGCAATTAATATGACAGCGTTAGAACTGGCTACTCGCGCAGGCACGAGCCCAGCAACAGTTATACGTTTTTGCAAAAGTATTGATATACCGAGTTTTACTCAATTAAAAGTAAAATTATCTTCAGAAATTGAAAGTCCAACTTTTGAAGGGTACTTTGATATCAAAGCAAATGAGCCTGTTCATGAAATAAAAGCTAAGTTACTAGGCAATGCCTATCAATCAATGAAAGAAACCATTGAGCAGCTAAATGATCAAAGAATTGATGAGGTCGTAGATGTACTTTTACATGCACCAATTATTTATGTGTATGGTATAGGAGCTTCTCATCTAGTAGCTGAAAATATATCGCAAAAATGGAATCGGATAGGAAAGCCGACTACATGCGCGACGGATCCGCATATACTAATATCTATTTTAGTTACCGCACCTAAAGAAGCAATTTTTATAGGAATATCTAATTCTGGTGAAACAAAAGAAGTTATAAGACTGGTAGAAATTGCAAAAAGTTACAAAATTAGAACAATTGGTTTGACTCAATTTGGTGCCAATTCTGTAGCCGGAAAAGTTGATTATTCCATTCAGACTGTTCGATCAAAAGAGGCAGAGTTGAGAAGTGCTGCGACGAGTTCGTTACATGCACAATTTATTGCAGTAGATGCGCTGTTTTACACGTATGCATCTAAACAATATGACTCAAGCATCTCGATGATACGTAATTCAAAAGAAGAAATAAAAAAATATATGCGATAA
- a CDS encoding HAD-IA family hydrolase, whose amino-acid sequence MEPVVNAFDMTIYPLMQIIKEEMDSQVTYDELRHYRLFSGLKVLELLGIKDVPVVYERWVRYVNEYETKASIYYNFEDIIRSFDNKVIQTVVSSKNREQYAIDKEYKKIHDCFSEVVLLEDTQKHKSNAQPLLQCTTLLGIDPKKCLYIGDSLSDFESAKNAEMNFAVASWGSLKVVQFKNPTYILKYPKNLLAIIS is encoded by the coding sequence ATGGAACCCGTTGTCAATGCTTTTGATATGACTATTTATCCTTTAATGCAAATTATAAAAGAAGAGATGGATAGTCAAGTGACTTATGATGAATTAAGGCATTATAGGTTATTTTCTGGTCTTAAAGTTTTAGAACTTTTAGGTATAAAAGATGTTCCTGTTGTTTATGAACGGTGGGTTAGATACGTAAATGAATACGAGACTAAAGCAAGTATTTATTATAACTTTGAGGACATTATTCGCAGTTTTGATAATAAAGTTATCCAAACGGTTGTTTCTTCTAAGAATAGAGAGCAATATGCGATTGATAAAGAATACAAAAAAATACATGACTGTTTTTCTGAGGTGGTCTTGCTTGAAGATACCCAAAAACATAAATCAAACGCCCAACCGCTTTTACAATGTACAACTCTATTGGGTATTGATCCTAAAAAGTGTTTGTACATTGGAGATTCTTTATCTGATTTTGAATCAGCTAAAAATGCGGAAATGAATTTTGCTGTTGCATCATGGGGAAGTCTAAAGGTAGTACAATTTAAGAATCCAACCTATATTCTTAAATATCCTAAGAATTTATTAGCGATTATTTCGTAG